In Methanomicrobia archaeon, the genomic window AACGAGCAGATCACTTGGGAGCATCTTTCCGCCTCCTCGCAATCCCGATCTCCGTCGTGCCTTTCGAGACGATCTCGTAGAGAACCGCGAGCTTGCCCTCCCGTTTCCGTAAGATCCGCCCTAACCTTTGCTTGTACTCGCGTTTGCTCCCGCTGCCGCTCAAAATCACCCCGACCGAAGCTTCGGGCACGTCAATACCCTCCTCCAGAACCTTCGAGGTTACTATAATCGAATACGTACCGGTCCGGAACCTGTCAAGGATCTCCGCGCGCTCCTCCTTCTGCGTGGTATGCGTGATCGCCGGTATCAAGAATTCCTTTGAGATCGCGTAGACCAGCGAATTGTGCTCGGTAAAGATAATCGTGCGTTCACCGAAATGCTCAGCCAGGATTTCGGACAGCGCCTCTAACTTCGAGTGCGAATTCAACGCTATACGTCTTGCTCGATTACGTGCCAATAGCGCCTCCCGCGCTTTTAAGTCGCGACCGGTCCGCATCACAAACCGCTGAAAATCTCGTGGTGATTTTAGAATGATTCTTTTTGTGGTCAGAAAATCGGTGAAGATTTTGTAATGGTGCTCGTACTCCGCCCTTTCCGCCTCGGTTAGGTCAGTAACGACTTTTCGCGTGGTGTATTCTGCCAGGTGTTTGCCGGTCAGTTTCTCCACACCGATTTCATAAATCTTACCGCCGACCAACCGTTCGAGCTCTTTATGACGGCCGTCCTCGCGCTCGTAGGTTGCGGTCAAGCCCAGCCGATACGGCGCAACGAACAGCTCTGCTATATTCATATAGCCCGGTGACGGGAGGTGGTGCACCTCATCGAAGATCAGAAAGAGGAACTTGTTGCCAAGCTCTTCCGCACGTAAATACGTGGTATCGTACGTCGCTACGGTTACAGGTTTGAGTACGTGCGCTTCACCGCTGTAGGTGCCGATTTCAATACCCAACTTAGCCTCGAGTTCACGCTGCCACTGCTTCACCAGCTCCAGCGTCGGCACGACCACCAGCGTCGGAACGTTCAGTGCTACAATTGCCTTCATGCCTA contains:
- a CDS encoding DEAD/DEAH box helicase family protein, which gives rise to MIHVHYEKGTLVVTSNFKLPHTVWDTRSGCYRCLPIFYKDLIEYLKLSRIEYADAALDLPPMPQLIDTMVKLHDYQTDALKRWLRTKHGVLVLPTGAGKTVIGMKAIVALNVPTLVVVPTLELVKQWQRELEAKLGIEIGTYSGEAHVLKPVTVATYDTTYLRAEELGNKFLFLIFDEVHHLPSPGYMNIAELFVAPYRLGLTATYEREDGRHKELERLVGGKIYEIGVEKLTGKHLAEYTTRKVVTDLTEAERAEYEHHYKIFTDFLTTKRIILKSPRDFQRFVMRTGRDLKAREALLARNRARRIALNSHSKLEALSEILAEHFGERTIIFTEHNSLVYAISKEFLIPAITHTTQKEERAEILDRFRTGTYSIIVTSKVLEEGIDVPEASVGVILSGSGSKREYKQRLGRILRKREGKLAVLYEIVSKGTTEIGIARRRKDAPK